The Streptomyces liliiviolaceus sequence CGCACGACCCGCTGGGAGCGCCGCACCGAGCTGCCGCTCGTCGTCGCCTCGGCGCTCTTCTTCGTCTCGTACGCGATCCGGGTGCTGGGCCACGCGCTGCCCGAGCCGTGGCCGAGCGCCTGTGTCGCGGCGATGCTGGCGGCCTGGGCGGTCTTCGCCGTCGACTACGCCGTGCGCTGGCGGCTGAGCAGCCAGGGGCCCCGGTTCGTACGGACGCACTGGCTGGACACGGTCGTCCTCATTCTGCCCCTGCTGCGCCCCCTGCGCGTGGTGAAGGTCTACGAGACCGTGCAGCGCCGACGCGGGCGGCCCCGGCTGGCCCTGCACGCCCGCGTGATCACGTACGCGGGTCTGGCCGTGTCCCTGCTCGGCTTCGCGGGCGCGCTCGCCGTCTTCCAGCAGGAGCGCACGGCACCGGACGCGACGATCCACACCTTCGGCGACGCGGTGTGGTGGACCTGCGCGACGCTGGCGACCGTGGGGTACGGCGACGTGGCTCCCGTGACGCCCGTGGGGCGGCTGATCGCGGTGGGCCTGATGGCCTGCGGGCTCGCCCTGCTCGGCGCGGTGACGGGGTCGTTCTCGTCGTGGCTGCTCCAGGTCTTCGCCGACGAGGGCAACGAGAAGCCCCCGGGCGGCTGAGCCGGCCGGGGGCTTTCCGTCGCACGCCACGGAGTGCGGGTGGGCACCGCGGGCTGCGGGTCGCTCAGTTCTGCACGCGCTCCTCGACGACCTTCGCGATCTTCGCGATGGCCTCGTCGAGCGGGATGCCGTTCTCCTGGGAGCCGTCGCGGTAACGGAAGGAGACGGCACCGGCGGCCATGTCCTCGTCGCCCGCGATGACCATGAAGGGCACCTTCTGCTTCTGGGCGTTGCGGATCTTCTTCTGCATACGGTCGGAGGACGAGTCGACCTCGACCCGCAGCCCCTTCTTCTTCGCCTCGGCGGCGAACTTGTGCAGATAGTCGATGTGCGCGTCGCCGATCGGGATGCCCACCGCCTGGACGGGCGCCAGCCACGCCGGGAACGCGCCCGCGTAGTGCTCAAGCAGCACCGCGAAGAAGCGCTCGATCGAACCGAACAGGGCACGGTGGATCATGACCGGCCGCTGCTTGGTGCCGTCGGGCCCCGTGTACTCCAGGTCGAACCGCTCCGGCAGGTTGAAGTCGAGCTGCACGGTCGACATCTGCCAGGTCCGGCCGATCGCGTCCTTGGTCTGGACGGAGATCTTCGGCCCGTAGAACGCGGCGCCGCCCGGGTCCGGGACGAGCGGGAGACCCTGCTTCTCGGCCACCTGCCGCAGCGTCTCGGTGGCCTCCTCCCACACCTCGTCCGAGCCGACGAACTTCTCCGGGTCCTTGGTGGACAGCTCCAGGTAGAAGTCGGTCAGGCCGTAGTCCCGCAGCAGGCCGAGGACAAAGGTGAGCGTCTTGTCGAGCTCCTCCGCCATCTGCTCCCTGGTGCAGTAGATGTGCGCGTCGTCCTGGGTGAAGCCGCGTGCGCGGGTCAGGCCGTGCACGACGCCCGACTTCTCGTACCGGTACACGGTCCCGAACTCGAAGAGGCGCAGCGGCAGTTCGCGGTAGGAGCGGCCGCGCGCGTCGAAGATCAGGTTGTGCATCGGGCAGTTCATGGGCTTGAGGTAGTAGTCCACGCCCTCGTCGAGCTGCATGGGCGGGTACATGCCGTCGGCGTACCAGTCCAGGTGGCCCGAGGTCTCGAAGAGCTTCCCCTTGGTGGCGTGCGGGGTGTAGACGAACTCGTACCCCTCCTCCTCGTGGCGGCGCCGCGAGTAGTCCTCCATGACACGGCGGACGATGCCGCCCTTGGGGTGGAAGACCGCGAGGCCCGAGCCGATCTGCTCCGGGATGGAGAACAGGTCCAGTTCGCTGCCGAGCTTGCGGTGGTCGCGCTTCTCGGCCTCGGCGAGGAACTCCAGGTGCGCCTTGAGCTCGTCCTTGGTGGGCCAGGCGGTGCCGTAGATGCGCTGGAGCATCGGGTTCTTCTCGCTGCCGCGCCAGTAGGCGGCGGCGTTGCGCATCAGCTTGAACGCCGGGATGTTGCGGGTGGTGGGCAGGTGGGGACCGCGGCAGAGGTCCTTCCAGCACAGGTCGCCGGTCTTGGCGTCGAGGTTGTCGTAGATGGTCAGCTCGCCGCCGCCCACCTCGACGTCCGCGCCGTCGTCGCTCGAAGCGGCGCCCTTGATGCCGATGAGCTCCAGCTTGTACGGCTCGTCGGCCAGCTCCTCGCGGGCGGCCTCGTCGGTGACGACCCGGCGGGAGAAGCGCTGGCCGCGCTTCTGGATCTCCTGCATCTTCTTCTCGACGGCCTTGAGGTCCTCGGGGGTGAAGGGCCGCGCCACGTCGAAGTCGTAGTAGAAGCCGTCCTTGACCGGCGGGCCGATGCCCAGCTTGGCCTCGGGGAACAGCTCCTGCACGGCCTGGGCCATCACGTGCGCGGTGGAGTGGCGCAGGATGTCGAGGCCGTCCTTGGAGGAGATCTCGACGCTCTCGACGGTCTCGCCGTCCTTCACCTCGTACGCGAGGTCCTTCAGCTCGCCCGCCACGCGCGCGGCGACGATGGTGCGCTCACCGGCGAAGAGCTCGGCCGCCGTAGTCCCCGTCGTCACCACGCGCTCTTCCCGCTCGGAATCGCGTTGGATGATCACACGGACGTCTGACACCGGACTCTCCTGCCTGAAGGGAACGCGTGCGGCGACTCCTGCGCGCGTCGTGGAAGCGATCGTACCGAGCCGGGGGCACCGACCGCGAAACGGTTATCCCCACGCCCGCCCCCCGCCCGCTCCCAGCCCGCCGTCGGCCAGCCCTCACCCCGTCCGTGGCCCTTCCGCGGCCCGCGTCAGTCCTCCGTGCACGCCTCCTCGAAGAAGTCGAGGTTCTCCTGGAGGGACTTCAGCAGGCGGTCGCGCTCCGCCTCGTCGACCTGGACCGGTGTCACCCCGGACGCGCCGGTCAGACGCCGGAATCCGCCGCGGCTCTCCAGCCGGCCGTGCACCCGCACCGGGAGTCCGACGAGATGGGCCTGCCCCGCGATCCGGTACGACTCCTCGTCGAGGGTCATCCGCACGTGCGGCACCTCGGCTCCCGCGATGACCTTCAGCCGTACCGTTCCGTCGCCGCGCGGCCCTGACCTGCGCATCCGCACCACGGCCCCGGTGATGCGCACGGGCACGGACGGCTCCTCGCGCAGATAGCGGGCGCCCGCCTCACGCAGCGCGGGCAGGTCGCCGGGCGAGAACTCGACGGGCTCCGCGGACGCCGCGCACCCCTCGGGGACCCCGGCGGCGGGCGCCCACTCGACGGCGATCCTGGCGCCCTCCGTACCCCGTACCAGCGCCGCGAGCGCCTCCGTCAGCTCATGGCTCACGCCCGCCTCGACCGCCCCGTCGAACGCGTCCATGCCACCGGTGGCTCGCCGGTAGTCGATCGCCTCACGGGCCGCGTACAGCGCCTGGTGGAGTTGGACGGCGAGCGGGCGGCCGGTGGCGACGGGGACGAAGGCGGTGAGGCGGCGGCCCCCGGGGGCGGCTCCGACCAGCACGTTCTCCAGGGACGCGGCGGCGGGCCTGCGGTGGCGGGCGCCGTGGTAGCCGGCCCGTCCGCGAGTGGCGAGGGCGCCCGCGAGGAGGATCTGCCGGGCCGCCGTACGCATCTGTTCCTCGACCGTCCACGGCGACGTGCCGACCGGGCCCACCGGTACGTCGCGCCACCAGTGGATCTCGTCGCTGGGCACGGCGAGGCCGACCAGGACGTCACGGGCGGACGGCGAACCGCTGCGGGACAGCGCGACGAGGGCCTCCCCCAGCAGGTCCTCGCTGTCCGGGAACGCCCGGCTCTCCGGCACGAGCAGACTGGTACCGGAACCGCCGGGCCCGGGCGGGGTCCAGCGGCCGTACCGGCCGGGTGCTCCGCCGCGGCGCTGCCAGCCGTGCCGCAGCAGCAGCGCGCCGAGGACGGCCGGATCGACCTCGTCGGGCCGCGGCGGCTGGTCCCACAGCCCCGGCGGCTCGACGGGGTGGGGCCTGACGGGGCGTAGGGGCTCGTCGAAGGGGCGGTGCGTCACGGTATGCCTCCCGTACCGACCCGCGTCATGATCTCGCAGAGCGCCCTGTCGTCGAAGACGCGCGTGGTCGGTATCCGCACGGTGGTCCTGCGCCGGCCGGTGATCCGGTGCCCGGCGAGGTTGATCCAGTAGCAGCAGTGCCGCAGATCGAGGCCTTCGTGGCCGGCGCGCAGCCAGTCGTCCTGCGATCTGGGCACGAGCATCACGACCAGTATTTTGTGCACCGAGACCGGGGTCCGGGCCAGCTTCTCCAGGTGGGCGTTGTCGAGCGTGAAGGAGAAGGCGGCGCCCGGCGGGTTCGGCGGGATCTGGTACGTGCACTTGAGCTGCACCTTGATGGTGACTTCGTCGTCGACCGTGTGCCCGGGGGCGCTGTGGCTGACGTGCCAGTCGATGCCGTTGTCCGGAAAGGGCTGGGACAGGGAGCAGCCCGAGGCGGCCGCCACCGCGTGCAGATAGCCGACCTGCAGTGTCTCCATGCATGCGGTGGTGGCCAGTGAGCCGCGATGCGGTGCCGTCCGCCGGGGCAGCAGCCCGCCCTGCTCGGGCTGCGCGAGCGCCATGTCCAACAGCCTTCCGAATCCGGTGAATCCCCGCGACGAGTCGCTGAACTGCAAAGACCCGTACCTCTGTTGTCTCCTTCCGGCGTACGGCGCAAACAGCCCGGGTATCACAAAAAGGGCAGGGGACGGCGCGTCAACTGCCGAAGGTGAACGAGGAGTTGTGTGCGTATGACGTGCTGGTACGAAGGGCCCTTGACCGCTTTCGACACGGAGACGACCGGTGTCGACGTCGAAACCGACCGGATCGTGTCGGCCGCAGTCGTCGTCCAGGACGCTCCCGGCAGCCGCCCGCGCGTGCGTCGCTGGCTGGTGAATCCGGGGGTGCCGGTGCCCGAGGGCGCCACGGCGGTGCACGGGCTGACGGACGAACATCTGCGGCGCAGCGGTCGCTGGCCGTCGCCCGTCATGGACGAGATAGTCAGGGAGCTGGCCGACCAGAGCGCGGCGGGACGGCCGCTCGTGGTGATGAACGCGCCCTTCGATCTGACGCTCCTGGACCGGGAGTTGCGCAGGCACCGGGCGTCCTCGCTGGACCACTGGTTCGAGTCCGCGCCGCTGCGCGTCCTCGATCCGCGGGTCCTCGACAAGTATCTGGACCGCTACCGCAAGGGCCGCCGCACGCTGACGGACCTGTGCGCGCACTACGAGGTGGAGTTGCAGGGCGCCCACGAGGCGGCGGCCGACGCCTTGGCCTCGCTGGAGGTCGTCCGGGCGATCGGGCGGCGGTTCGCGACCCGTATGGAGCGGCTGTCGCCGGCCGAACTGCACACGCTGCAGGGCGGCTGGCACGCGGCGCAGGCCCGTGGCCTGCAGGCGTGGTTCGCCCGCAGCGGTTCGGAGGAGCTGGTCGACCAGTCCTGGCCCCTGCGGCCCGAACTGCCGGCGGAGGCCGCCTGAGCGCCGCGCTGCGCGGAGCCATGCAAAAAGCCGGTCCGTCTGTGACGGACCGGCCTTTCCCGGTGGGCGATACTGGGTTCGAACCAGTGACCTCTTCGGTGTGAACGAAGCGCTCTCCCACTGAGCTAATCGCCCGGGAACGCACCGAACAATACAGGTCTCCGTGCGTTTCCTTCAAACCGCTTCGCGGTTCCCCCGTAGGTGGGCGGCGAGCCCTCGCCGCCCCGCCCGCATCATCAGCGCGTGATTGGCGCGGAAGACGGGCCGCCCCGGCACCGCGAACCGTCGCAGCAGCGGCTTGGTCACGTGCACCTCCTGGTCGTACTGGGCGCGGGTGCCCGGCCCGTCGTCCGTTCCGTCGGCGGTGATGGTCCACCGCGCCCAGCCGTCCATGTCACCGGTCATCGCGATCTCCAGGACGCCGGCCGCCCGGTCGCGCCGGACCTCCCTGGCGGTGAGGACCAGGTCGTACGGCAGCACCGAGCGGATCCGGATGACGCCCTTGACCTCGTCGACGCGTGTCACCTCGCGCACCTGCGGCCACCAGCGCGGATAGCGCTCCGGGTCGGCCAGCGCGGCGTAGACGTCGTCGGGCGGGGCGGCGAGGATCCAGAGGCTGCGGAAGCGGTAGTGCGTCCAGTCCATGGGTGTCATGATCCGGGTCTGCCCGCCCAGCACAAGCCCATGACGCGCCATGCCTGCCCATGACCGTGCACGACTGCCCATGGCTGCCCATGGCTGCCCGGTACGGATCTGAGTACGTCCTGAGTACGTACGCTCATGCCGTGGGACGTGACCCGGACCACACTCCAGGCATGATGAACATTCCGCCGCCGGCCGAGGAGTTGCGGATCCTCGACCACGAGCTGTGGCAACTGGACGCCCGCAGGGCCCAGTTGCTGGCCCGCCGGATCTGGCTGCTCGACGTGCTCCGGTCGGCCGGGCCCCAGGCGGCCCCGGCCCCTGCCCCCGCCTCCTGGCCGCCGCGCGGTCACGGGCCCCGACGCCCGGAGGCCACGGCCCCCGGTGTGCAGAACGTGCTGCTCGTGCTCGGCGGCGTCCTGCTGACCATCGCGGCCATCGCGTTCACGCTGGTCAGCTGGGGCGACATGGGTATCGCCGGACGGTCGGCGGTCCTCGGCGCGGTCACCGCGGCCGCGCTCGCCGCGCCGGTGCCGCTGCTCAAGCGCGGTCTCCGCTCGACGGCGGAATCGGTGGCGGGCCTCGGCCTCGCGCTGACGGTGCTCGACGCCTACGCCCTGCACGAGGTCTCCCTCTCCGCGGTGGACGGCACCGGCTACGCGGCAGCGGCGGCGGCTCTCCTGGCCGCGCTGTGGACGGCGTACGGCCGCGTGCTCGGCGACCTGCGACTGCCCTTCCCGGCAGCCGTGGCGGCGGCCCAACTCCCCCTGCTGCTCTGGGCGGTGGCGGCCGACGCGGGCGACCACGCGATCACGGCGGCACTCCTGGTGACGGCCGCGTCGGACACCGCGCTGGCCCTTTCCGTCCCCGTGCGCTCCATCCGGTCCGTACGAATCGTGGCCGCCGTCGGCGCGTACGGAACGGGCGCCTTCGGCGTCCTGGCGGCCGGCGTCCTCACCTGGGACGCCCCCGGTCCGAGCGCCGCCGCCC is a genomic window containing:
- a CDS encoding potassium channel family protein, whose translation is MDDDTRTTRWERRTELPLVVASALFFVSYAIRVLGHALPEPWPSACVAAMLAAWAVFAVDYAVRWRLSSQGPRFVRTHWLDTVVLILPLLRPLRVVKVYETVQRRRGRPRLALHARVITYAGLAVSLLGFAGALAVFQQERTAPDATIHTFGDAVWWTCATLATVGYGDVAPVTPVGRLIAVGLMACGLALLGAVTGSFSSWLLQVFADEGNEKPPGG
- the thrS gene encoding threonine--tRNA ligase; this translates as MSDVRVIIQRDSEREERVVTTGTTAAELFAGERTIVAARVAGELKDLAYEVKDGETVESVEISSKDGLDILRHSTAHVMAQAVQELFPEAKLGIGPPVKDGFYYDFDVARPFTPEDLKAVEKKMQEIQKRGQRFSRRVVTDEAAREELADEPYKLELIGIKGAASSDDGADVEVGGGELTIYDNLDAKTGDLCWKDLCRGPHLPTTRNIPAFKLMRNAAAYWRGSEKNPMLQRIYGTAWPTKDELKAHLEFLAEAEKRDHRKLGSELDLFSIPEQIGSGLAVFHPKGGIVRRVMEDYSRRRHEEEGYEFVYTPHATKGKLFETSGHLDWYADGMYPPMQLDEGVDYYLKPMNCPMHNLIFDARGRSYRELPLRLFEFGTVYRYEKSGVVHGLTRARGFTQDDAHIYCTREQMAEELDKTLTFVLGLLRDYGLTDFYLELSTKDPEKFVGSDEVWEEATETLRQVAEKQGLPLVPDPGGAAFYGPKISVQTKDAIGRTWQMSTVQLDFNLPERFDLEYTGPDGTKQRPVMIHRALFGSIERFFAVLLEHYAGAFPAWLAPVQAVGIPIGDAHIDYLHKFAAEAKKKGLRVEVDSSSDRMQKKIRNAQKQKVPFMVIAGDEDMAAGAVSFRYRDGSQENGIPLDEAIAKIAKVVEERVQN
- a CDS encoding DUF4365 domain-containing protein, coding for MALAQPEQGGLLPRRTAPHRGSLATTACMETLQVGYLHAVAAASGCSLSQPFPDNGIDWHVSHSAPGHTVDDEVTIKVQLKCTYQIPPNPPGAAFSFTLDNAHLEKLARTPVSVHKILVVMLVPRSQDDWLRAGHEGLDLRHCCYWINLAGHRITGRRRTTVRIPTTRVFDDRALCEIMTRVGTGGIP
- a CDS encoding 3'-5' exonuclease; the protein is MTCWYEGPLTAFDTETTGVDVETDRIVSAAVVVQDAPGSRPRVRRWLVNPGVPVPEGATAVHGLTDEHLRRSGRWPSPVMDEIVRELADQSAAGRPLVVMNAPFDLTLLDRELRRHRASSLDHWFESAPLRVLDPRVLDKYLDRYRKGRRTLTDLCAHYEVELQGAHEAAADALASLEVVRAIGRRFATRMERLSPAELHTLQGGWHAAQARGLQAWFARSGSEELVDQSWPLRPELPAEAA
- a CDS encoding SRPBCC family protein, yielding MDWTHYRFRSLWILAAPPDDVYAALADPERYPRWWPQVREVTRVDEVKGVIRIRSVLPYDLVLTAREVRRDRAAGVLEIAMTGDMDGWARWTITADGTDDGPGTRAQYDQEVHVTKPLLRRFAVPGRPVFRANHALMMRAGRRGLAAHLRGNREAV